The Armatimonadota bacterium DNA window GAAAAGAACTGGAAATACGTGGACTACATAGTCGTTGCTGGCTTGGTGTTTCTTATCGGAAAATGGCTCTACAGTCGGATCAAAGAGAAAAATAATGAAAAAATGCCTGCTTAATTCAAGCAGGCATTTTTCAGCGCATTATCGAACGATTTTTTCTTAATAGTGCCAGTCGACATCCATCGCCCTTTTGGCGTGGCGCTCGATGAACTCTCGCCGTGGTTCGACCTTGTCGCCCATTAGAGTACTGAACATTTCTTCAATTTCCAGCTCGAAGTTCGGATCCCAGTGAACCTGTACCAACCTTCGATTTGCGGGGTTCATCGTCGTTTCTTCAAGTTCATCGGCGTTCATTTCACCAAGACCTTTAAAGCGTGTGACTTGAGGATTCTTGCGCCGCCCCTTGGTTTTGACGATTTCATCAATCTCGGCCTGATTGTTGCAATAGTGCCGCTCGTTGTTGCCGATCTTAACCACAAATAGTGGCGGTTGAGCCAGATAGATGTGTCCTCCTTCGATCAGTGGTCGCATATACCTGTAGAAGAACGTCAGCAGCAGCGTTCGGATGTGTTCACCATCAACGTCCGCGTCGGTCATGATGATCACCTTGCCGTAGCGGAGCTTTGATAGGTCAAAGCCGGAATCCTTGCCATTGCCGTTACCGTTGCCGCTTGAGCCGCCTTCCTCGTCTTCTTCCATCGGCTTTCGCCCGATCGAGATATCGATTCCAGTACCAAGCGCGGCGATCATCGACTTGATTTCTTCATTGTCAAGCGCCTTGTCGATTCGGGCACGCTCAACGTTGAGGATCTTTCCTCGAAGTGGCAAAATCGCCTGAGTCATTCGGTCTCGGGCACCCTTTGCCGAACCTCCCGCAGAGTCACCTTCCACGAGGAAGAGCTCGCACTTATCGGCGTCTTTGCTCATGCAGTCCGAGAGTTTGCCTGGGAGACCAAAGCTTTCCATACTGCTCTGGCGCTTGACGGTTTCGGCAGCCTTTCGGGCTGCTTCACGTGCTCGCTGAGCGACCAAAGCTTTGTCAACAATGCGGCGGGCGTCTTGAGGGTTTTCTTCAAGGAAGGTCAGCAGTCCGTCGCCGACCAGGGAGTTTGTGAGACCTTGGACCTCTGGCGTCACCAGCTTGACTTTGTCTTGAGAGTTATAGCTTGGATTGCCGAGTTTCAAAGCGATCACCGCGGTAAGCCCGTCGGCAACGTCGTCGCTCGTGAAGTTCTTATCCTTCTCTTTGAGGAAGCCCATTTTCCGCGCGTACTGATTGATCACGCGAGTGAGCGCCATCGAGAATCCACTGACGTGGGTTCCGCCATCTGGCTGGTGGATATTGTTCGAGAACGCGAGGACGGTCTGGTTATAGCCGCTGTGATATTGAAGAGCAACTTCCAGTTCGTAGGTTTCTTTGACGCGCTTGAAGTGGGCCACTCGGCGATGGATTTCTTCCTTGGAGGAGTTGAGGTCCTCGACAAGCTGGACAATGCCGCGCTCGTAGTGATAGACGTCGCTTTGGTTTTCGTCTTGCTCGTATTCGAAGGTGAACTTGACGGTCGGGTTCAAGTAGGCGAGTTCTCGCAAACGGCTCTTGATCATGTGGAGATCGTATGTCGTGTCGGTAAGCACAGTAGCGTCTGCCAACCAGCGGACCGTGGTACCCGTTTCTGTTGACTTGCCGACGACCTTCACTTCATCGCACGGAACACCCTTTTCGTACCGTTGTTGATACTCTTTTCCGTCTCGCCGGACGGTCGCGGTCAGCCATTCAGACAGAGCGTTTGTACAGGAGACACCGACGCCGTGAAGACCGCCAGAAACTTTATAGCCTGTGCCTTCGCCGCCGAATTTTCCACCGGCGTGCAAAACAGTCATGACAACTTGAAGCGTCGAAACGCCCATCTTCTTATGGGTTTCGACCGGGATGCCGCGGCCATTATCAGCGACGGATAGCGAATTGTCCGCGTGTAGCTTGACGTCGATGACCGTGCAGTAGCCTGCAAGGGCTTCGTCCACAGCGTTGTCGAGGACTTCGCGGAACATCTGGTGCAGGCCCCGCTTGCCGTTGTCACCCACGTACATGCCGGGTCGCTTACGGACTGCCTCAAGACCTTCTAGGACTTGAATCGAGTCAGCGTTGTAATCGCCTTCGACTTTGCTGGCGATTGAATTCTCAACATCAGAAGAGACGCCTTCCAATAGGCTCGCATCTGCTTCTGTGATGCCCTCATTCACATCAGCCTTTTGGTTTTCTTGCCCGTCTTTCTTATCGTCTTTCATGTTAATCTTTCTTGGTCCGGCGCACGGCGATTCCACTAAGGTGGATTCTCCACGGATCGGAGGCCGCAGAATGGCCATTTTGGCCTCAAAGTAAGGCGTACAATTCTGCGATTAGAATCCCTCTAGGATACCCCAGCGCCGACTTCAATTCTTGGTCGCTTAAGTTCAAGACGTTGGCCGATTCCAACCTGATGCGCGCAACCACATTTGAACCGCCTGCCCGGTATAGTCCCTAGGAACGATGGCTTGGATTTCTCTGATCGTAGCGGGGCTTGCGGGCGCGAATCCCACACTAGTGCTCAGCCCGGGCACAACCACCATCACAAAAAGTTGTTCGGTCATCGGCGGCTCGTACAACCGGTTCACCGATGGCGATTCCCCAGCGATCCTCATCAAAGGTGACAATCTAGTTGTCGACTTTAAGCAGGCGAATCTCGAAGGTTCACCAAAGACATCAGATCCTGACCAGCGAAAAGGAATTGGGCTCGTTGTCGAAGGGAACAACGTCACGATCAAGAACCTTCGAATGCGCGGATATAAGGTTGGCGTTCTCGCCAAGAACGCAAAGAACCTG harbors:
- a CDS encoding DNA gyrase subunit B, with product MKDDKKDGQENQKADVNEGITEADASLLEGVSSDVENSIASKVEGDYNADSIQVLEGLEAVRKRPGMYVGDNGKRGLHQMFREVLDNAVDEALAGYCTVIDVKLHADNSLSVADNGRGIPVETHKKMGVSTLQVVMTVLHAGGKFGGEGTGYKVSGGLHGVGVSCTNALSEWLTATVRRDGKEYQQRYEKGVPCDEVKVVGKSTETGTTVRWLADATVLTDTTYDLHMIKSRLRELAYLNPTVKFTFEYEQDENQSDVYHYERGIVQLVEDLNSSKEEIHRRVAHFKRVKETYELEVALQYHSGYNQTVLAFSNNIHQPDGGTHVSGFSMALTRVINQYARKMGFLKEKDKNFTSDDVADGLTAVIALKLGNPSYNSQDKVKLVTPEVQGLTNSLVGDGLLTFLEENPQDARRIVDKALVAQRAREAARKAAETVKRQSSMESFGLPGKLSDCMSKDADKCELFLVEGDSAGGSAKGARDRMTQAILPLRGKILNVERARIDKALDNEEIKSMIAALGTGIDISIGRKPMEEDEEGGSSGNGNGNGKDSGFDLSKLRYGKVIIMTDADVDGEHIRTLLLTFFYRYMRPLIEGGHIYLAQPPLFVVKIGNNERHYCNNQAEIDEIVKTKGRRKNPQVTRFKGLGEMNADELEETTMNPANRRLVQVHWDPNFELEIEEMFSTLMGDKVEPRREFIERHAKRAMDVDWHY